A single region of the Thermoanaerobacterium aotearoense genome encodes:
- a CDS encoding GNAT family N-acetyltransferase gives MATLLILSNELPFSYEKHYPNDGINYEEYIDNHDKTVFLAYMDEEVAGQIILRRNWNKYAYIEDIRVKSKFRRKKIGQKLMNAAIGWAKENNMLGIMFETQNNNVETCKFGVFFT, from the coding sequence ATGGCGACATTACTTATATTATCAAATGAATTGCCTTTCTCATATGAAAAGCATTATCCAAATGATGGTATAAACTATGAAGAGTATATTGACAACCATGATAAAACGGTATTTCTGGCATATATGGATGAGGAGGTTGCAGGTCAAATCATATTACGAAGGAATTGGAACAAGTATGCTTATATCGAGGATATCAGGGTTAAAAGCAAGTTTAGGAGAAAAAAGATTGGGCAAAAACTAATGAATGCAGCAATAGGTTGGGCTAAGGAAAATAATATGCTGGGTATTATGTTTGAGACCCAGAACAACAATGTAGAAACCTGTAAGTTTGGAGTATTTTTCACTTGA